A single region of the Candidatus Margulisiibacteriota bacterium genome encodes:
- a CDS encoding 4Fe-4S binding protein, whose product MGKRIYLNLDLCCGCRSCAAACAYGHHLHSLLGHAGPSGEANVPLHCLHCDQPACAAACPNEAMKKSEDGLVLRSQVKCVGCHSCQLACPFGVIQPDLFKHIAPKCDLCFDRLTEGEIPRCVASCTSGALTYEEVDEQISDVKKNLGSTRILSNNLGRRR is encoded by the coding sequence ATGGGCAAAAGAATTTATTTGAACCTGGATCTGTGTTGCGGCTGCCGCAGCTGTGCGGCTGCTTGCGCGTACGGTCATCACTTGCACTCTCTGCTCGGTCACGCCGGGCCGTCTGGAGAAGCAAATGTGCCGCTCCATTGTTTGCATTGTGATCAGCCGGCTTGCGCCGCCGCTTGCCCGAACGAGGCGATGAAGAAAAGCGAAGATGGCTTGGTCTTGCGCAGTCAGGTCAAGTGCGTCGGGTGCCATTCCTGCCAATTGGCTTGCCCATTTGGCGTGATCCAGCCGGACCTCTTCAAGCACATCGCTCCGAAATGCGACCTCTGTTTTGATCGGCTGACAGAAGGCGAGATCCCGCGCTGTGTTGCCAGCTGTACTTCGGGCGCTCTTACATATGAAGAAGTCGACGAGCAGATCTCAGACGTTAAAAAGAACCTCGGGTCGACCAGGATCCTGTCGAATAATTTAGGGAGAAGAAGATGA
- a CDS encoding FAD/NAD(P)-binding protein produces the protein MSNPYQPIKAEIKKVIVETPQIKTFVLEPEKGLPFLSGQFMQVTVPGVGECPFTPSSDPKNSETIEFTVMKTGQATGAMHELKPGEMVGLRGPFGRPYPLPDFHGKDIYIIGGGVGIAPLRALLLALFHELDQLNKIELRLGARSPDDLPFKKEMADWGKREKTSLVLTVDRGSESWTGKVGVVTGIMQPGDVKPDLAVAIVCGPPVMMKFATKKLLDLGIGDKNIYLSMEKNMSCGIGKCFHCNLGSHLCCKDGPVFTWEQVKEIPDPW, from the coding sequence ATGAGCAATCCTTATCAGCCGATAAAAGCGGAGATCAAAAAAGTGATCGTGGAAACGCCGCAGATCAAGACCTTTGTCCTGGAGCCGGAAAAAGGTCTCCCGTTTTTATCCGGTCAGTTTATGCAGGTTACCGTGCCGGGAGTGGGAGAGTGTCCCTTTACTCCATCTTCCGATCCTAAAAACAGTGAAACGATCGAATTCACGGTGATGAAGACCGGCCAGGCGACCGGCGCGATGCATGAGCTTAAGCCGGGTGAAATGGTCGGCCTGCGCGGGCCGTTCGGTCGCCCTTATCCATTGCCTGATTTTCATGGGAAGGATATTTATATTATTGGAGGGGGAGTGGGGATCGCTCCTTTGCGGGCCCTGCTGCTTGCCCTTTTTCATGAGCTAGACCAATTGAACAAGATCGAGCTTCGCCTGGGAGCGCGCTCTCCAGACGATCTCCCGTTTAAAAAAGAAATGGCCGACTGGGGTAAAAGAGAAAAGACCAGCCTGGTGTTAACCGTTGACCGCGGCAGCGAATCGTGGACGGGGAAGGTGGGGGTAGTGACCGGGATCATGCAGCCGGGCGACGTTAAACCAGACTTGGCGGTCGCTATTGTCTGTGGGCCGCCGGTCATGATGAAATTTGCCACTAAAAAGCTCCTCGACCTGGGGATCGGGGATAAAAATATTTACCTGTCGATGGAAAAGAACATGAGCTGTGGGATCGGCAAATGTTTCCACTGCAACCTGGGCAGCCATCTTTGCTGCAAGGATGGCCCGGTCTTTACCTGGGAGCAGGTCAAGGAGATACCTGATCCATGGTGA
- a CDS encoding molybdopterin-dependent oxidoreductase — translation MVKRSVCLFCSLGCGLAYRVSGREAEAIDYDRECQVNKGALCPRGYYNYELLNHPGRLTQPSIGGIGVSWGEAFSRVRRELQGIDPGSIGIVVSPLASLEEASGAAALAVSLGTKQICAGGDPADQDAYLGSTWQVSEDRPGELADVEASEYILIIGDILTRSPVLSKRINNVKYGKKGARIVVIDPNRSHAAWFATEHLKNKPGSEAILLAALIGLLKRKDEAEILPLIEKIGVPIDVLKRVSEELAAATAGTVIVSPGVNKKRNDLVVYFARVLAGLAANKKWLVFYSGGDTIGVNAAIDAFCPGHAPYHELKKKLDQGAIQGIFLLGEDLSDLEPLVGGAKLVVRTRYFPAKKNNAEEVIFPLASHLETQGRYIFSGSRLVEAGAVVEPAGGKSNLVMLGELFDLEVEALVSRVNEVKPGQNRELFDLEKVIAEVGKIGPAGEILPEEITHFAGNDLAKNFFWYRANNKG, via the coding sequence ATGGTGAAAAGATCAGTTTGTTTATTTTGTTCGCTGGGTTGCGGGCTGGCCTATCGGGTCAGCGGACGTGAAGCGGAGGCGATCGATTATGACCGGGAATGCCAGGTCAATAAAGGGGCGCTATGTCCTCGCGGGTATTACAACTATGAATTGCTTAACCATCCGGGGCGGCTTACCCAGCCCAGCATAGGCGGGATAGGGGTTTCCTGGGGAGAGGCTTTTTCCAGGGTGCGCCGGGAGCTTCAAGGGATCGACCCCGGTTCGATCGGGATCGTCGTTTCTCCCCTGGCCAGCCTGGAAGAGGCGAGCGGGGCGGCCGCCTTAGCGGTGTCACTTGGGACCAAACAGATCTGCGCCGGAGGAGATCCTGCCGATCAAGACGCTTATCTTGGTTCGACCTGGCAGGTTTCAGAAGATCGGCCCGGTGAATTGGCCGATGTTGAAGCCAGCGAATATATATTGATCATTGGCGACATTTTAACCCGCTCGCCGGTACTTTCAAAAAGGATCAATAATGTTAAGTACGGCAAAAAAGGGGCCAGGATCGTAGTTATTGATCCTAACCGTTCTCACGCCGCCTGGTTCGCGACCGAGCACCTGAAGAATAAACCGGGGAGCGAAGCAATTTTGCTGGCCGCGCTTATCGGGTTGCTAAAGCGCAAAGATGAGGCGGAAATATTGCCGTTGATCGAAAAGATAGGTGTGCCTATTGATGTATTAAAGAGGGTCTCCGAAGAACTTGCCGCCGCAACGGCAGGGACGGTCATTGTTTCTCCAGGGGTAAATAAAAAGCGGAATGATCTGGTTGTTTATTTTGCCAGGGTGTTGGCCGGTTTAGCGGCCAATAAAAAATGGCTTGTTTTTTACAGCGGCGGCGACACGATCGGCGTTAATGCGGCTATCGACGCTTTTTGTCCGGGGCATGCGCCATATCATGAGTTAAAGAAAAAGCTTGATCAGGGAGCGATCCAGGGGATCTTTCTGCTCGGGGAGGACCTTTCTGACCTGGAGCCATTGGTTGGGGGGGCGAAACTGGTGGTTAGGACGCGTTATTTCCCGGCTAAAAAAAACAATGCGGAGGAAGTGATTTTTCCACTGGCCAGCCATCTGGAAACCCAGGGCAGATATATTTTTTCAGGGAGCAGGCTGGTTGAGGCCGGAGCGGTAGTTGAGCCGGCCGGCGGAAAGAGCAATCTCGTTATGTTGGGGGAATTGTTCGATCTGGAGGTTGAGGCGCTTGTTTCCCGGGTTAATGAAGTTAAGCCTGGCCAGAACAGGGAGCTTTTTGATCTGGAGAAAGTTATCGCTGAGGTTGGGAAGATCGGACCGGCAGGAGAGATCTTGCCGGAAGAGATCACTCATTTTGCGGGGAACGACCTGGCGAAAAACTTTTTCTGGTACCGGGCGAACAATAAAGGATAA